GGCGGCGGGGGAGGGGGCGGTCATGGTTACCTGCGACGAGCGTCCCGAGCGCCTGCTGAATTACATGGACGCCCTCGGCATGGCGGGCAGCCGGGCCCTGGACGAGGGGCGCCTGCAGCTCCTCGACATGCGGCCTGGGGCCGACGAACAGGTGGCGGGGGCCTATGATCTCGGGGTGATCCGCCTGCGCATCGAGAGCGCCCTCGCGGCCACGGGGGCCACCCGCCTGGTCATCGATTCCCTGGACAACCTCCAGATCGCCCTGGCGGGCGACCGGCTGCGCAGCGAGATAGTGGCCCTGTTCGAGTGGCTGCGGGATGCCGGACTCACCACCCTGGTCACCCTGGCCGCGTCCACCGGCGCCGGGGTCATGCACCGCTTCGAGGAGTACGCCTCGGATTGCGTGATCCACCTCAGCCAGCAGCTGAGGGAGCGTCTCATGACGCGTTATCTGCGGGTGGTGAAGATGCGGGGCGCCGGCCACGGCACCAACGAGTATCCCTTCCTGCTGGATGGGGGGGGCGTTACCATCCTGCCCGTGACGGGTACCGAGTTGAAGGCGGCGGCGCCCACCACTCGCACCACTACCGGCGTCGCCGGCCTGGATGCCATGATGGGCGGGGCGGGCTACCTCGACGGCAGCACCATCATGGTCTCGGGCTCCGCCGGCACCGGCAAGAGCCTCCTCTCCGCCAGCCTGCTCCACGCCGCCCTGCAGGCGGGCCGCAAGGCCGCCCTCATCTCCCTGGAGGAGTCGCCGCAGGAGATCCGCCGTAACCTGCGGGCCGTGGGTATCGACCTGGCCCCCTTCGTGGAATCCGGGGCCCTGGAGATGTACTCGATGCGTTCGGTGGAGATGGGCCTGGAGAGCCATCTCATCTATATCTCGAAACGGGTGGACCAGGCCGCGGTTCAATTCATCGTCATCGACCCCATCTCGGCCC
The Gammaproteobacteria bacterium DNA segment above includes these coding regions:
- the kaiC gene encoding circadian clock protein KaiC encodes the protein MTINHAKVSSGIRGLDTILDGGYPAGTAALLTGGPGSGKTVFGLSFIHGALAAGEGAVMVTCDERPERLLNYMDALGMAGSRALDEGRLQLLDMRPGADEQVAGAYDLGVIRLRIESALAATGATRLVIDSLDNLQIALAGDRLRSEIVALFEWLRDAGLTTLVTLAASTGAGVMHRFEEYASDCVIHLSQQLRERLMTRYLRVVKMRGAGHGTNEYPFLLDGGGVTILPVTGTELKAAAPTTRTTTGVAGLDAMMGGAGYLDGSTIMVSGSAGTGKSLLSASLLHAALQAGRKAALISLEESPQEIRRNLRAVGIDLAPFVESGALEMYSMRSVEMGLESHLIYISKRVDQAAVQFIVIDPISALADLGSPLQVKMMLMRFTHHLKARGVSVLLTELLPDGARGTSTMNISSLNDVWIRTRQVESGGAVKRVIQVVKARGGASSGDLREFTIGADGIRIEGD